The genomic DNA CGTCATTGATAAAATAACCGTCCGGCTGAATGAAAAGAGGGATGTATATGAAGCAGAGTTCTCATCCCTTGGAATCAAGGAGATAGAGATTGAACCGGAAACAATCAGAAGATATGAGAAATTGCTCGGGGGTGGGATCTGGTGCATCGTAAAGATGGAATATATGTCCGAAGGATCGCGATCACCCTTTGTCATCGCAAGTCTCAAACCGATTCAGATCCCGAACATGGATATAAATGAACTCATCGACCGGAGGAAATACTTCACCAAAGATGAGTGGATCGATATACTACTCCGGACCGTCGGGATGGAACCGGACACCCTTGATTATACGGTAAAATGGCACCTGCTCCTGAGGCTTGTACCCCTGGTTGAAAATAATTACAACCTTTGTGAACTTGGGCCGAGAAGCACTGGCAAATCCCATGTATACAAAGAGATATCCCCAAATTCAATCCTCATCTCCGGAGGACAAACCACCGTCGCAAACCTCTTTTACAACCTAAGCTTACGACAGGTCGGACTTGTCGGGCTCTGGGATGTCGTTGCTTTTGATGAAGTAGCCGGAATCAGGTTCAAGGACAAGGATGGCATCCAGATACTCAAGGATTACATGGCATCCGGTTCATTTGCCCGGGGAAAAGACCAGATCAATGCAAATGCCTCAATCGTATTTGTCGGAAACGTCAATGAAAGTATCCAGTCCTTACTCAAGACCGCCCATCTCTTTGCTCCGTTCCCTGATGCAATGAACAATGACAGTGCCTTTTTTGACCGGATACATTACTATCTCCCCGGTTGGGAAGTTCCCAAATTCAGACCTGAACACTTCACCATGCGGTATGGATTCATCGTGGATTACCTGGCCGAATACCTCCGTGAGATGAGGAAACGTTCGTTTGGTGACACTATCTTCAAATACTTCAGATTTGGCAGTAACCTGAACCAGCGTGACACCATAGCCATCAAGAAAACCTGTTCCGGTCTTTTAAAACTCATCTACCCGGATGACAGTGCCACAAAAGAAGATGTTCGTGAGATACTGGAATATGCCCTTGTCGGACGGAGAAGGGTAAAAGAACAACTCAAAAAAATCGGGGGCATTGAGTTTTACGATGTCAACTTCTCTTATTTCGATAACGAAGAAGGGACCGAGCATTTCGTGACAGTCCCGGAGAGCGGAGGGAGTAAGTTAATCCCCGAAGGTATGACCAAACCAGGTCAGGTATATTCAGTAAGTCGAAATGAAGAGGGTAAAATAGGAGTATATAAGTTTGAGCTCCAGGTTATACCCGGCTCTGGAAAATATGAAAAATCGGGTCTTGGATCAAATATGAAAGCAAAGGAATCAGTCCAGACCGCTTTTCATTATTTCAAAGCCAATGCAAAGTCTGTAAGCCAGAGCATCTCCACCAAGGAACGGGATTATCAGCTCCATGTGCAGGATCTCATGGGTGTTGGGATATCAGATGAACTGGCTCTTCCGGCTTTCATCAGTCTCTGTTCCGGTGCTCTTGGAAAACCGGTCCATGAGTCGATTGTCATTCTTGGGACCTTCACCATCGGTGGCTCGGTGAGCACTATTGATAATCTATCCGATCTCCTTCAGATTGCTCTTGATGCCGGGGCAAAAAAAGTCCTGATACCGATCTCATCAGCAGGAAAGATCTCGGTTGTTCCCCCTGACCTCTTCAGCAAATTTCAGATATCATTCTATGAAGATCCAGTCGATGCGGTGTATAAATCGATTGTATTGTCGTAGGATAAAAGAAATATCAAGCCCTATTTATAGAAATCAGTCATTGGGGTTAGGTTCTTTGAAATATCATTATCTCCCATACCCCTCCGGCACATCCTCAAACTCACCCCAGGTAAACCAATCACTTCCCCCCACTATATCAGACCACCAAAGAGCCAGGAAATACTTCATGAAAAAACATTTGATTCATACGCGGGAGGTAAACCCGCCCGACTCATCATGAACATACGGGAACCCAGGATAACTTACTTTTTTAATGCTGAACCCCTGATCGTAAACGAACCACCGTGAAGATTGATCCATTTCGGCTCAACAACACCAATATGCTGGCCACACGTACAATAAACGTCATTTCCTCTCCTGATGGTATAATCAGAGGAAATCCGCGAATGCCAGTGGTGCAGGAGTCTGCCTTTTCCAATCTTCTGGTATCGGAATAGTTTTCTTCCGCAGGCAGCACAATAAACCGTAATAATTCGTACCCATGTAAGACAGCTTTGTAGATTAATCCAGATCTTGAGGCATAATTTTTCAATAATTCTTATTACACTGTATGTCTTATCATGAAGATAGAGATACTTCTCTGATCCATTTCTTTAACCCAGACGCGCAAATGTCTCACAATAGTGGTCTAAACTACAATCATTGAAACTTCAAAGAGGCGATAGAAAAAAAAGAGAGAATTACGAGTATTTTCCGGTTTTTTAACGATAACTAATAGTACATAACCCTCCTTCAGACTATCGATCCGAAGATAAAGACCTACAAAATTTCAGAAAATTTCAATGAGAGAGTTTCTTTTATGTTGCGGCTTTTTGCAAGGTGCCGCAGTGATTTTTCTAATTTAACCCATCGTTTGTTTACGTTCCCTTTGCCAAATAAATTTTGATTCAAAACACTCAAAAACTCCAATCCTTTCTCTGAAAATACTTTTGACCATAACATCGGGGTATATTTTCCTTTATCATTTTTTCGAGACGTAGATACAATCCAGGAAAACAGATCTCTGCTAATAATAAACCGTAGTAACATGGAATAAATGTGAATAAACGCCATTGGCTCATTTCCGAGAAACATTTTTCCAAGGTCGTAATCCCCTTTTAATTCCTTAAAAATAAGTTCAATCACCCAACGAAATCGGTATAAATCATAAATATCATCAGCCGAAAATAACTCTTTACTGATATTTGTGATATAGAGGTGCCATTTTTCAGTAAGAGGATTCCAGGTACAAATTACCCTGAATTCTTGAAAAATTGGAGTTTTAATTTTGTTAATCCGCTTGTCTCCAACATGAAATGAACAAATGAGATCATAAACTCCTTTTTTTGGCATTAGATCTAAAAAATCGTAGCCATTAATGCTTTTAAAACGAATATGATCAACAATTGATGTTATTTCAGAAGGTCCTGAATTGATTGAAACAACCTTAAAAACAGCATTGCTTTTTATTCTACTAACAAAAAAACCTCCATATTGTTGAATTTTAGAGAAAATTTTTAGAGAATAGTATCCCAGGTCGTTTATTAGGAGAATATTCTCTATTTCAGGTCCAATTTTTAACATCTTAGAGTCATGAACCCTTTCTGTTGTTATAATTGCATTTTTTACTGAATTAGAAACAACACTATAAATTGCATGGATCTTTAATCCAGCAGATTCATCGCGAGAACGTGCTGCAGGATGCAATTCATAGAGTTTTTTACTAATTCGAATAATACTGCTGTCTTGAACTAAAATATCTTTGAAACCCCCTACAATTCCCTTTAAATGAGCAGGAGACTGATGAACCATTTGATCTATATAATGTTCCATCAGTGATTTCAGAAAATCTACTAATTTTAAATTAAACCGCTTCCTGAAACTTTGGTTACGAATTGAGGTTAGTATCTTTGGATTATCATCAAGGTCAATATAATGACGATGGATCTCGTCTAATGTGGGTTTCATATGACTGCTGACTCCAAAAATGAGGGTAAATATCAAAAGAACAGGATCGAGTTTCCTTTTTCTCTGCATAAATCCTGTTTCCCGAGCTGTCTTTTCAATAAAATCAAAGGTAAATTTTTGAAATACCCAAGATTTTAGGTTTTTTAGACACTTAGAAGAAGGCTTCTTCATATTCTTTAGGTCGCCCGACGGTGCTCACCGTAGGGCGGCGCCGAAAATATATAAAGGTATCGATTTGTATTTGAAAATGTATTCTTGATAAGTAACACTGATTTTGGCTCTGTTAGGTATCAGGCCATAAAGCTGTCATGCATGAATTCGTACCAAGAATATTGCTGTAGAGATGTATTAGTGATAGTGTGTTATTGATTGATGAGGGTAAAAAATCCTCAAATGTTTATTGATAGTTTCAAAAATATTAAAAAAACCTGATTTGTTGGAAGGGGGTTTTCGTTATTTTCTATAAGAAAGCACCGAATAGACTCGGGATTATGAGAGGGGACGGGAATTTGCTTTTGGATCTGAAAAGAAGATTTGGAATATCGCTGATTGGTTTATTTTTTCATCGATTACGTGTACTGTATCTCCAGGGATTGATTTTAACATCCTTGTCACCTTTCAGTAAGGAATCGAAATTATATGGTTCAAAAAAATTTTCTTTGAAGATACATTCAATAAAAAAGTGGATCTTGTCATTGAAGATGGCAAAAAAACCAGGATAAGATTGAATCATACGGGAAAGGGTATTTGCATGAGAGATTTGGTCCTGTAGAGGGATTTCAGGCTCTCCATTTCCAGGATCTATTTATAAACTGAATCTCTATGTTCAAACGTATGAAGGATCAGATGATCGTGAGTATATTCATATAATATCCTAAATGGAGGGACCCTAACACTCCTCATCCCA from Methanospirillum hungatei JF-1 includes the following:
- the brxL gene encoding protease Lon-related BREX system protein BrxL, which translates into the protein MTDLTPEPLPEQSDDPDTDRKLNTWFPGRVVRKDLTIKLKGSNNVPVYVLEYLLGSYCATDDESLIEEGVTKVKRILADNYVRPDEAELIKSRIRETGYYTVIDKITVRLNEKRDVYEAEFSSLGIKEIEIEPETIRRYEKLLGGGIWCIVKMEYMSEGSRSPFVIASLKPIQIPNMDINELIDRRKYFTKDEWIDILLRTVGMEPDTLDYTVKWHLLLRLVPLVENNYNLCELGPRSTGKSHVYKEISPNSILISGGQTTVANLFYNLSLRQVGLVGLWDVVAFDEVAGIRFKDKDGIQILKDYMASGSFARGKDQINANASIVFVGNVNESIQSLLKTAHLFAPFPDAMNNDSAFFDRIHYYLPGWEVPKFRPEHFTMRYGFIVDYLAEYLREMRKRSFGDTIFKYFRFGSNLNQRDTIAIKKTCSGLLKLIYPDDSATKEDVREILEYALVGRRRVKEQLKKIGGIEFYDVNFSYFDNEEGTEHFVTVPESGGSKLIPEGMTKPGQVYSVSRNEEGKIGVYKFELQVIPGSGKYEKSGLGSNMKAKESVQTAFHYFKANAKSVSQSISTKERDYQLHVQDLMGVGISDELALPAFISLCSGALGKPVHESIVILGTFTIGGSVSTIDNLSDLLQIALDAGAKKVLIPISSAGKISVVPPDLFSKFQISFYEDPVDAVYKSIVLS
- a CDS encoding IS4-like element ISMhu6 family transposase, whose amino-acid sequence is MKKPSSKCLKNLKSWVFQKFTFDFIEKTARETGFMQRKRKLDPVLLIFTLIFGVSSHMKPTLDEIHRHYIDLDDNPKILTSIRNQSFRKRFNLKLVDFLKSLMEHYIDQMVHQSPAHLKGIVGGFKDILVQDSSIIRISKKLYELHPAARSRDESAGLKIHAIYSVVSNSVKNAIITTERVHDSKMLKIGPEIENILLINDLGYYSLKIFSKIQQYGGFFVSRIKSNAVFKVVSINSGPSEITSIVDHIRFKSINGYDFLDLMPKKGVYDLICSFHVGDKRINKIKTPIFQEFRVICTWNPLTEKWHLYITNISKELFSADDIYDLYRFRWVIELIFKELKGDYDLGKMFLGNEPMAFIHIYSMLLRFIISRDLFSWIVSTSRKNDKGKYTPMLWSKVFSEKGLEFLSVLNQNLFGKGNVNKRWVKLEKSLRHLAKSRNIKETLSLKFSEIL
- a CDS encoding type II toxin-antitoxin system RelE family toxin, whose translation is MVEKIIENPDVGKPLQYELAGMRSVRVPPFRILYEYTHDHLILHTFEHRDSVYK